A single region of the Mycobacterium lentiflavum genome encodes:
- a CDS encoding metal-dependent transcriptional regulator: MNDLVDTTEMYLRTIYDLEEEGVTPLRARIAERLDQSGPTVSQTVSRMERDGLLHVAGDRHLELTDKGRALAVAVMRKHRLAERLLVDVIGLPWEEVHAEACRWEHVMSEDVERRLVKVLNNPTTSPFGNPIPGLLDLGVGPNSGAEDVNLVRLTELPAGSPVAVVVRQLTEHVQGDIDLIARLKDAGVVPNARVTVETGPAGVTILIPGHENVTLPHEMAHAVKVEKV, translated from the coding sequence ATGAACGACCTGGTTGATACCACCGAGATGTACCTGCGGACCATCTACGACCTCGAGGAAGAGGGCGTAACGCCGCTGCGCGCCAGGATCGCCGAACGGCTCGACCAGAGCGGTCCGACCGTCAGCCAGACCGTCTCCCGGATGGAGCGCGACGGACTGCTCCACGTGGCCGGTGATCGGCACCTGGAACTCACCGACAAGGGCCGGGCCCTGGCCGTCGCCGTGATGCGCAAGCACCGGCTCGCCGAGCGGCTGCTCGTCGACGTCATCGGGCTCCCGTGGGAAGAAGTGCACGCCGAGGCGTGCCGGTGGGAGCACGTGATGAGCGAGGACGTCGAGCGTCGGCTGGTCAAAGTGCTCAACAATCCCACCACCTCCCCGTTCGGCAACCCGATTCCCGGTTTGCTGGACCTCGGCGTGGGCCCCAATTCCGGCGCCGAGGACGTCAATCTGGTCCGGCTGACCGAGTTGCCGGCGGGATCGCCGGTCGCAGTCGTCGTCCGCCAGCTCACCGAGCATGTTCAGGGTGACATCGATCTGATCGCACGCCTCAAAGACGCCGGTGTGGTGCCGAATGCGCGCGTCACCGTGGAAACCGGACCCGCCGGGGTCACCATCCTGATACCCGGACACGAGAACGTCACCCTGCCGCACGAGATGGCGCACGCCGTCAAGGTCGAAAAAGTCTGA
- the sigB gene encoding sigma-70 family RNA polymerase sigma factor SigB — translation MANAITGRIDTSDLDAQSPAADLVRVYLNGIGKTALLTAADEVELAKRIEAGLYAEHLLATRKRLGENRKRDLAVVVRDGQAARRHLLEANLRLVVSLAKRYTGRGMPLLDLIQEGNLGLIRAMEKFDYTKGFKFSTYATWWIRQAITRGMADQSRTIRLPVHLVEQVNKLARIKREMHQNLGREATDEELATESGIPVEKINDLLEHSRDPVSLDMPVGSEEEAPLGDFIEDAEAMSAENAVIAELLHTDIRSVLATLDEREHQVIRLRFGLDDGQPRTLDQIGKLFGLSRERVRQIERDVMAKLRNGERADRLRSYAS, via the coding sequence ATGGCGAATGCCATCACAGGCAGGATCGACACCAGCGATCTTGATGCTCAGAGCCCTGCAGCGGACCTCGTGCGCGTATATCTGAACGGCATCGGGAAGACGGCGTTGCTGACCGCCGCCGACGAAGTCGAACTGGCGAAGCGCATCGAGGCCGGACTGTATGCCGAGCATCTGCTCGCGACGCGGAAGCGTCTCGGCGAGAACCGCAAACGCGATCTTGCCGTCGTCGTACGTGATGGCCAGGCGGCACGTCGTCACCTGCTGGAAGCGAACCTGCGCCTGGTGGTCTCACTGGCCAAGCGCTACACCGGCCGCGGGATGCCGTTGCTCGACCTGATTCAGGAGGGCAACCTCGGACTGATCCGCGCGATGGAAAAATTCGACTACACAAAGGGATTCAAGTTCTCGACGTACGCCACGTGGTGGATCCGTCAGGCCATCACCCGGGGGATGGCCGACCAGAGCCGCACTATCCGGCTGCCTGTTCACCTCGTTGAGCAGGTCAACAAACTGGCCCGGATCAAGCGGGAGATGCACCAGAACCTGGGCCGGGAAGCCACCGACGAGGAACTGGCCACCGAGTCCGGAATCCCGGTCGAGAAGATCAACGATCTGCTCGAGCACAGCCGCGACCCGGTAAGCCTGGACATGCCCGTCGGATCCGAAGAAGAAGCGCCGCTGGGCGATTTCATCGAGGACGCCGAAGCGATGTCCGCGGAGAACGCGGTGATCGCCGAGTTGCTGCACACCGACATCCGCAGTGTGCTGGCGACTCTCGACGAGCGCGAACACCAGGTGATCCGGCTGCGTTTCGGGCTCGACGACGGCCAGCCGCGAACGCTGGATCAGATCGGCAAGCTGTTCGGTCTGTCCCGTGAGCGGGTCCGTCAGATCGAGCGCGACGTGATGGCCAAGCTGCGCAACGGCGAGCGCGCCGATCGGCTGCGCTCGTACGCGAGCTGA
- a CDS encoding DUF3099 domain-containing protein: MWDSGGMKRGPDLGFDDDGRPVLITAAEPSYEEQHRARVRKYLTLMAFRIPALLLAAFAYGAWHNGLISLAIVAASIPLPWMAVLIANDRPPRAKDEPRRFDDAARRTPLFPTAERPALEARRPAQPQPGSPGAEYHPGRDHHPDHGYGAGSG; the protein is encoded by the coding sequence ATGTGGGACAGTGGAGGAATGAAGCGCGGCCCGGATTTGGGGTTCGATGACGACGGCCGGCCGGTGCTGATTACCGCCGCCGAACCTTCGTATGAAGAACAGCATCGCGCCCGGGTGCGTAAGTATCTGACGCTGATGGCTTTCCGCATTCCTGCGCTGCTGCTGGCCGCTTTCGCCTATGGCGCCTGGCACAACGGACTGATCTCGCTGGCGATCGTGGCGGCGTCCATCCCGTTGCCCTGGATGGCGGTGCTGATCGCCAATGATCGGCCGCCTCGCGCCAAGGACGAGCCTCGGCGGTTCGACGATGCGGCGCGGCGCACTCCGTTGTTCCCGACGGCCGAGCGACCGGCACTCGAGGCGCGGCGACCCGCACAGCCGCAACCGGGTTCGCCGGGCGCGGAATACCACCCGGGCCGTGACCACCACCCGGATCACGGCTACGGCGCCGGTTCCGGTTGA
- a CDS encoding DUF3039 domain-containing protein: MQTQTIERTDTDERVDDGTGSDTPKYFHYVKKDKIAESAVMGNHVVALCGEVFPVTRAAKPGSPVCPDCKKIYEQLKKG; this comes from the coding sequence ATGCAGACCCAGACCATCGAACGCACCGACACCGACGAACGCGTCGACGACGGGACCGGCAGCGACACCCCCAAGTACTTCCATTACGTCAAGAAGGACAAGATCGCCGAGAGCGCGGTCATGGGTAACCACGTAGTCGCGTTGTGCGGTGAGGTTTTTCCCGTGACGCGGGCGGCCAAGCCGGGCTCACCGGTCTGCCCCGATTGCAAGAAGATCTACGAGCAGCTCAAGAAGGGCTGA
- a CDS encoding YihY/virulence factor BrkB family protein, whose translation MSDQTVRPSRHHVWRIALRTLGKSWDDSIFAESAQAGFWSALSTPPLLLGMLGSLAYVAPLFGPDALPSIEKSAISAAHSLFSSSVVNEIIEPTVRDITAHARGEVVSLGFLLSLWAGSSAISAFVDSVVEAHDQTPLRHPVRQRLFALFLYVVGLVCAVVAAPVLVVGPRTVAEHIPDALANVLRYGYYPALILGLILGVVILYRVSLPEPLPTHRLLYGAVLATAVFVIATLGLRIYLRWITSTGYTYGALSTPIAFLLFAFFGGFAIMLGAELNAAIQEEFPAPRTHAHRLRNWLFSRSPALKRTAEALSNPMTTNPATQDRSGEPAERPT comes from the coding sequence ATGAGCGATCAGACCGTAAGGCCGTCACGCCATCACGTTTGGCGAATCGCGTTGAGGACCCTCGGAAAAAGCTGGGACGACTCCATCTTTGCCGAGTCCGCGCAGGCGGGCTTTTGGTCAGCACTCTCGACGCCACCACTGCTGTTGGGAATGCTGGGCAGTCTGGCCTATGTGGCTCCGCTGTTCGGGCCGGACGCGTTGCCCAGCATCGAGAAGAGTGCGATTTCGGCGGCCCATAGTCTGTTCTCGTCCAGCGTCGTCAACGAGATCATCGAGCCCACCGTTCGTGACATCACCGCGCACGCCCGCGGTGAGGTGGTCTCGCTCGGCTTCCTGCTGTCGTTGTGGGCGGGGTCGTCGGCGATCTCGGCCTTCGTCGATTCCGTGGTCGAGGCGCACGACCAGACACCGTTGCGCCATCCGGTGCGCCAGCGGCTGTTCGCGCTGTTCCTCTACGTGGTGGGGCTGGTGTGCGCGGTCGTGGCCGCGCCGGTCCTCGTGGTGGGTCCGCGCACGGTGGCCGAACACATCCCCGACGCCCTGGCCAACGTGCTGCGCTACGGCTACTACCCGGCACTGATCCTCGGGCTGATCCTGGGCGTCGTCATTTTGTACCGGGTGTCACTGCCGGAACCCCTGCCGACGCATCGCCTGCTCTACGGCGCCGTCCTGGCCACCGCCGTATTCGTGATCGCGACGCTGGGCCTGCGGATCTACCTGCGCTGGATCACCAGCACGGGCTACACCTACGGCGCGCTGTCCACGCCGATCGCGTTCCTGTTGTTCGCCTTCTTCGGCGGTTTCGCGATCATGCTCGGCGCCGAACTCAATGCCGCGATCCAGGAGGAATTCCCCGCGCCCCGCACGCACGCCCACCGGCTGCGCAACTGGTTGTTTTCGCGTTCGCCCGCACTCAAACGGACGGCGGAGGCGCTGTCGAATCCGATGACGACAAATCCGGCGACCCAGGACCGCTCCGGCGAGCCGGCCGAGCGGCCGACCTGA
- a CDS encoding DUF7455 domain-containing protein, whose protein sequence is MNATLTTTAELTRADRCDRCGAAARVRAKLPSGAELLFCQHHANEHEAKLVELAAVLEVSGS, encoded by the coding sequence ATGAACGCAACTCTGACGACAACCGCCGAGCTGACTAGAGCTGACCGCTGCGACCGCTGCGGTGCCGCGGCTCGCGTACGCGCCAAGCTGCCTTCGGGAGCCGAACTTCTCTTCTGCCAGCATCACGCTAACGAGCACGAGGCAAAGCTTGTCGAACTCGCCGCGGTGCTGGAGGTCAGCGGAAGCTAG
- a CDS encoding DUF952 domain-containing protein produces MFGPDLLVHLCGADDWSDARSRGEIRPDTAAGAEFIHLSAPEQVHLPANRLFRGRQDLVLLHIDPALLDAPVRWEPGVPTDPEAMLFPHLYGPLPVAAVARVTAYPPADDGTFAPIAGPGDASEGSR; encoded by the coding sequence ATGTTCGGTCCTGACCTGCTTGTACACCTGTGCGGAGCCGATGACTGGTCCGACGCGCGGAGCCGGGGAGAAATCCGCCCCGACACCGCCGCGGGTGCCGAGTTCATTCACCTCTCGGCGCCCGAGCAGGTCCATCTGCCGGCCAACCGGCTCTTCCGCGGTCGCCAGGATTTGGTGCTGCTGCACATCGACCCCGCGTTGCTGGACGCGCCCGTGCGGTGGGAGCCAGGTGTGCCAACGGATCCGGAGGCGATGCTGTTCCCGCATCTATACGGACCACTGCCCGTCGCGGCTGTGGCGCGGGTCACCGCCTACCCGCCGGCCGACGACGGCACGTTCGCGCCGATCGCGGGGCCTGGGGACGCGTCCGAGGGCTCCAGGTAG
- a CDS encoding RidA family protein — translation MTATRKLVSSGSDFEAAVGYSRAVRVGPYVAVAGTTGIGSADDIAAQAQEALRRIEIALREAGASLTDVVRTRIYVTDISRWREVAAVHARVFGEIKPAATMVEVSALIAPELLVEIEADAYLEPSDASPGPAIGANVPSSAGG, via the coding sequence ATGACAGCCACACGTAAGCTCGTCTCGTCAGGATCCGATTTCGAAGCGGCGGTGGGTTATTCGCGTGCGGTGCGAGTAGGTCCCTATGTGGCGGTCGCCGGCACCACCGGCATCGGGTCCGCGGATGACATCGCCGCGCAAGCCCAAGAAGCCTTGCGCCGCATCGAGATTGCACTGCGCGAGGCCGGCGCCTCGCTGACCGATGTGGTCCGCACCCGGATCTACGTCACCGACATTTCCCGGTGGCGCGAGGTCGCGGCGGTGCACGCACGGGTCTTCGGGGAGATAAAGCCGGCGGCGACCATGGTCGAAGTCTCGGCGCTGATCGCGCCCGAACTGCTGGTGGAGATCGAGGCCGACGCCTACCTGGAGCCCTCGGACGCGTCCCCAGGCCCCGCGATCGGCGCGAACGTGCCGTCGTCGGCCGGCGGGTAG
- a CDS encoding DUF4436 family protein, translating to MAVGKDFKNVPAVHNRRPLLLLAVATFLAVLTITAVSYEKAGHATGVNGDPNLSDGIRIHADIQKISPTDDQLVVGLQFEPRGRFAQDVVFLAKNVRVVAVGGAGLVDESFAAGGLMTSQTLPVALETGDISQYPFDRYTSLFSVRILTTDGAPVPTVLLAGGSVHGYSIGIGNPPREPNEGNDLTISVGRAPSTWIFAVFIILLMWTLTILAMLLVANQIRSNRPIDGTLISFLGVLLFSFSAVRNSMPNAPAVGALTDYLSFFWCELILGLCVVAMLIVRIRRN from the coding sequence GTGGCGGTGGGCAAGGACTTCAAAAATGTTCCCGCGGTGCACAACCGGCGTCCGCTCTTACTGCTCGCCGTAGCCACGTTCCTGGCCGTCCTGACAATCACGGCGGTGTCCTACGAAAAGGCGGGCCACGCGACGGGCGTCAATGGCGACCCGAACCTGAGCGACGGCATCCGCATACATGCCGACATCCAAAAGATCAGTCCCACCGATGACCAGTTGGTGGTCGGGCTGCAATTCGAGCCGCGAGGCCGCTTCGCGCAGGACGTCGTGTTCTTGGCCAAGAACGTGCGGGTCGTCGCGGTCGGAGGCGCGGGCTTGGTTGACGAATCGTTTGCCGCGGGCGGGCTGATGACATCGCAAACGCTGCCCGTCGCGCTCGAAACCGGCGACATCAGCCAGTACCCATTCGACCGATACACATCGCTTTTCAGCGTGCGCATCCTGACCACCGACGGCGCCCCGGTCCCGACGGTGCTGCTGGCCGGCGGGTCGGTGCACGGCTACAGCATCGGCATCGGCAATCCCCCGCGGGAGCCGAACGAGGGCAACGACCTGACGATCAGCGTGGGACGCGCGCCTTCGACATGGATCTTCGCGGTATTCATCATCTTGCTGATGTGGACGTTGACGATCCTGGCAATGCTGCTCGTAGCCAATCAGATTCGTAGCAATCGACCGATCGACGGCACACTCATCTCATTCCTCGGCGTTCTTCTGTTTTCGTTTTCGGCAGTGCGCAACTCGATGCCCAACGCGCCTGCCGTTGGCGCGCTCACCGACTACCTGTCCTTCTTCTGGTGTGAGTTGATACTGGGACTCTGCGTGGTCGCGATGCTCATAGTCCGCATCCGCCGCAACTGA
- a CDS encoding RNA polymerase sigma factor, producing MAATKTSPATDEPVKRTATKTPAKRPAAKAANGSAPARRAPKTAPRATKPADDTEATIEKKPRTPAKAATGKAPAGRGTKAAAKDAGDDENVEGVDESAEELDGEPDLEGEDLDIEADLVLDDLEDVVADDGDADAPDGDTDDDAEEVVTVVKPAVAKKPADEDEDISEPSEKDKASGDFVWDEDESEALRQARKDAELTASADSVRAYLKQIGKVALLNAEEEVELAKRIEAGLYATQLMAELVERGDKLPAAQRRDMMWICRDGDRAKNHLLEANLRLVVSLAKRYTGRGMAFLDLIQEGNLGLIRAVEKFDYTKGYKFSTYATWWIRQAITRAMADQARTIRIPVHMVEVINKLGRIQRELLQDLGREPTPEELAKEMDITPEKVLEIQQYAREPISLDQTIGDEGDSQLGDFIEDSEAVVAVDAVSFTLLQDQLQSVLETLSEREAGVVRLRFGLTDGQPRTLDEIGQVYGVTRERIRQIESKTMSKLRHPSRSQVLRDYLD from the coding sequence GTGGCAGCGACCAAGACCAGTCCGGCAACCGATGAGCCGGTGAAGCGCACCGCCACGAAGACTCCCGCCAAGCGGCCCGCGGCAAAGGCCGCCAACGGCTCCGCGCCGGCAAGACGCGCACCAAAGACCGCACCGCGGGCCACCAAGCCCGCCGACGACACCGAGGCGACCATCGAGAAGAAGCCCCGCACCCCCGCCAAGGCCGCCACGGGCAAGGCGCCGGCCGGACGCGGCACCAAGGCCGCAGCCAAAGACGCCGGCGACGACGAGAACGTCGAGGGCGTCGACGAGAGCGCCGAGGAACTCGACGGCGAGCCCGACCTCGAGGGCGAGGACCTCGACATCGAAGCCGACCTTGTCCTGGACGACCTCGAGGACGTCGTCGCCGACGACGGCGACGCTGATGCCCCTGACGGCGACACGGACGACGACGCCGAGGAAGTCGTTACCGTCGTGAAGCCGGCGGTGGCCAAGAAGCCGGCCGACGAGGACGAGGATATTTCCGAGCCGTCGGAAAAGGACAAGGCGTCCGGCGATTTCGTCTGGGACGAAGACGAATCCGAGGCGTTGCGGCAGGCGCGCAAGGACGCCGAACTCACCGCGTCCGCGGACTCGGTTCGCGCGTACCTCAAGCAAATCGGCAAGGTGGCACTGCTTAACGCCGAGGAAGAGGTCGAGCTCGCCAAGCGGATCGAAGCCGGTCTGTATGCCACGCAACTGATGGCCGAGCTGGTCGAACGCGGCGACAAACTACCCGCCGCCCAGCGCCGCGACATGATGTGGATCTGCCGGGACGGCGATCGCGCGAAAAACCATCTGCTGGAAGCCAACCTGCGACTGGTCGTCTCGCTGGCCAAGCGCTACACGGGCCGCGGCATGGCCTTCCTCGACCTGATCCAGGAAGGAAACCTCGGTCTGATCCGCGCGGTGGAGAAGTTCGACTACACCAAGGGATACAAGTTCTCCACCTACGCCACGTGGTGGATTCGGCAGGCGATCACCCGCGCGATGGCCGACCAGGCCCGCACCATCCGCATCCCGGTCCACATGGTCGAGGTGATCAACAAGCTGGGCCGCATTCAGCGCGAGCTGCTGCAGGATCTGGGCCGCGAGCCCACGCCTGAGGAACTGGCCAAGGAAATGGACATCACGCCGGAGAAGGTGCTGGAGATCCAGCAGTACGCGCGTGAGCCCATCTCGCTCGACCAGACCATCGGCGATGAGGGCGACAGCCAGCTCGGCGACTTCATCGAGGACAGCGAAGCGGTCGTGGCCGTCGACGCGGTGTCGTTCACGTTGCTGCAAGACCAGTTACAGTCGGTGCTCGAGACGCTCTCGGAGCGTGAGGCCGGCGTAGTACGGCTGCGCTTCGGGCTCACCGACGGCCAGCCGCGCACTCTGGACGAGATCGGCCAGGTTTACGGCGTGACTCGTGAGCGCATTCGCCAGATCGAGTCGAAGACGATGTCAAAGCTGCGTCACCCCAGCCGTTCTCAGGTCCTGCGCGACTACCTCGACTAG
- the ppgK gene encoding polyphosphate--glucose phosphotransferase, translated as MTSTDSATDAPGTEAASGTPQRRGFGIDVGGSGIKGGIVDLDTGLLIGDRVKLLTPQPATPSAVANTIAKVVNEFGWTGPLGVTYPGVVTNGIVQTAANVDRAWIGTNAREVISAKLDGQEVTVLNDADAAGLAEERYGAGKGNSGLVVLLTFGTGIGSALIHNGKLIPNTEFGHLEVGGKEAEKRAASSVKDKNKWSYRRWTKEVTRVLIAIENAIWPDLIIAGGGISRKADEWVPLLENRTPVVAAALLNTAGIVGAAMASTADVTH; from the coding sequence ATGACCAGCACCGACTCGGCCACGGATGCACCCGGTACCGAGGCAGCCTCCGGCACGCCGCAGCGTCGTGGATTCGGCATCGACGTCGGCGGCAGCGGAATCAAAGGCGGAATCGTCGACCTGGACACCGGACTGCTGATCGGCGACCGGGTCAAACTGCTGACGCCGCAACCCGCCACCCCGTCGGCCGTCGCCAACACCATCGCCAAGGTCGTCAACGAATTCGGCTGGACCGGTCCGCTCGGCGTGACCTACCCCGGTGTCGTCACCAACGGCATCGTCCAGACCGCCGCCAACGTGGACCGCGCCTGGATCGGGACCAACGCGCGCGAGGTGATCAGCGCCAAGTTGGACGGCCAGGAAGTCACGGTCCTCAACGATGCCGACGCGGCCGGGCTCGCCGAGGAGCGCTACGGCGCCGGCAAGGGCAATTCCGGACTGGTCGTGTTGCTCACCTTCGGAACCGGCATCGGATCGGCTTTGATCCACAACGGGAAGCTGATACCCAACACCGAATTCGGCCATCTCGAAGTCGGCGGCAAAGAGGCCGAGAAACGCGCGGCATCGTCGGTCAAAGACAAGAACAAGTGGAGCTACCGGCGGTGGACCAAAGAGGTGACCAGGGTGCTGATCGCCATCGAAAACGCGATCTGGCCCGACCTGATCATCGCCGGCGGTGGGATCAGCCGAAAGGCCGACGAATGGGTGCCGCTGCTCGAAAACCGCACCCCGGTGGTGGCCGCGGCATTGCTCAATACCGCCGGAATCGTGGGTGCCGCGATGGCCTCGACCGCGGACGTAACGCACTGA
- a CDS encoding inositol monophosphatase family protein, which yields MTRSEPAQLRAVAETLAAEAAEFVRSRRAEVFGAHPGGTGGTDTGVVRSKSTPTDPVTVVDTETERLLRDRLAELRPGEPILGEEGGGPTERDAASDDTVTWVLDPIDGTVNFVYGIPAYAVSVGAQIDGVSVAGAVADVVGGRVYSAAQGLGAHVIDAQGAHPLRCADVDDLSMALLGTGFGYSVGRRTAQAALLAKMLPLVRDVRRVGSAALDLCMVAAGRLDAYYEHGLQVWDRAAGGLIAAEAGARVLVPLPDGPVGPPGSEAGLVVAAAPGIADALLAALEKFDGLAPIAD from the coding sequence GTGACGCGATCCGAGCCCGCGCAGCTGCGCGCAGTAGCCGAAACGCTGGCCGCCGAGGCCGCCGAGTTCGTCAGGTCGCGCCGCGCCGAGGTATTCGGCGCGCACCCGGGCGGGACCGGCGGGACCGACACTGGTGTAGTGCGGTCCAAGAGCACACCGACCGATCCGGTCACGGTGGTCGACACCGAGACCGAACGGCTGCTGCGCGACCGGTTGGCCGAATTACGGCCTGGCGAACCGATTCTCGGGGAGGAGGGCGGCGGGCCGACCGAACGCGACGCAGCGTCCGACGACACGGTCACCTGGGTGCTCGACCCGATCGACGGCACGGTGAATTTCGTTTACGGCATCCCCGCCTATGCGGTCTCGGTCGGGGCGCAGATCGACGGCGTGTCGGTGGCCGGCGCGGTCGCCGACGTCGTCGGGGGCCGGGTCTATTCCGCGGCACAAGGCCTCGGCGCACACGTCATCGACGCGCAGGGGGCGCATCCGCTGCGGTGTGCCGACGTCGACGATCTGTCGATGGCCTTGTTGGGCACCGGGTTTGGGTATTCGGTCGGACGCCGCACCGCTCAGGCCGCGCTGTTGGCGAAGATGCTGCCGTTGGTGCGGGACGTGCGCCGCGTCGGGTCCGCGGCCCTGGACCTGTGCATGGTCGCGGCGGGGCGACTGGACGCCTACTACGAGCACGGACTGCAAGTGTGGGATCGCGCAGCGGGCGGGCTGATCGCGGCCGAGGCCGGGGCGCGGGTGTTGGTGCCCCTGCCGGACGGGCCGGTCGGCCCGCCTGGATCGGAAGCCGGGCTGGTGGTGGCCGCCGCACCCGGCATCGCCGACGCGCTGTTGGCGGCGCTGGAAAAATTCGACGGCCTAGCGCCGATCGCCGACTGA
- the cei gene encoding envelope integrity protein Cei: MVAQITEGTAFDKHGRPFRRRNPRPAILVLVFLVLVTGVAWTVALTRPAKVREAQTCNPPPQPANGSAPAQLGEQMSRSAMADVPPAKLADTKVRVLNASGRGGQAADVAGAMKDLGFAQPTAANDPIYAGARLNCQSQIRFGTAGGATAAAVWLVAPCSELFNDNRADDSVDLAIGTEFTALAHNDDIDSVLASLRPGATGSSDPSLLSKIHASSC, translated from the coding sequence GTGGTCGCACAAATCACCGAGGGTACAGCCTTCGACAAGCACGGTAGGCCGTTTCGGCGACGCAACCCCCGACCCGCGATTCTCGTGCTCGTTTTCCTGGTGTTAGTGACTGGCGTCGCGTGGACGGTGGCGCTGACGCGACCGGCGAAGGTTCGCGAGGCGCAAACGTGCAACCCGCCGCCGCAGCCGGCGAACGGATCGGCGCCGGCCCAGCTCGGCGAGCAAATGTCACGCAGTGCGATGGCCGACGTGCCGCCCGCCAAACTGGCCGATACCAAGGTGCGCGTGCTGAACGCCAGCGGCCGTGGCGGCCAGGCCGCCGACGTCGCCGGTGCGATGAAGGATCTGGGCTTCGCGCAGCCGACCGCGGCCAACGACCCGATCTACGCCGGCGCCCGGCTGAACTGCCAGAGCCAGATCCGGTTCGGGACGGCCGGTGGGGCCACCGCCGCCGCGGTGTGGCTGGTCGCCCCCTGCAGCGAGCTGTTCAACGACAACCGCGCCGACGACTCCGTCGACCTCGCGATCGGCACGGAATTCACGGCGCTGGCCCACAACGACGACATCGACTCGGTACTGGCCAGTCTGCGTCCCGGCGCCACCGGATCGTCAGATCCCTCGCTGTTGTCCAAGATTCACGCCAGCAGCTGCTGA
- a CDS encoding DUF4193 domain-containing protein encodes MPTDYDAPRRTETDDVSEDSLEELKARRNEAASAVVDVDESESAENFELPGADLSGEELSVRVIPKQADEFTCSSCFLVQHRSRLASEKNGVMICTDCAA; translated from the coding sequence ATGCCTACCGACTATGACGCTCCACGGCGCACCGAAACGGACGACGTTTCGGAGGACTCGCTGGAGGAGCTCAAGGCACGGCGGAACGAGGCCGCGTCGGCTGTTGTCGACGTGGACGAATCCGAGTCCGCCGAGAATTTCGAACTGCCTGGCGCTGACCTGTCCGGAGAGGAGCTATCGGTTCGGGTCATTCCGAAACAAGCCGACGAGTTCACCTGCTCGAGCTGCTTTTTGGTGCAACACCGCAGTCGACTTGCCAGCGAGAAGAACGGCGTGATGATCTGCACCGACTGCGCAGCCTGA
- a CDS encoding DUF3093 domain-containing protein, translating to MSSTRVAPHSVRYRERLWVPWWWWPPAFALATLIAVEVNLGVKALPDWLPFVVLYIVAIGALLWLGRIEIRVTAGPSGPDGVAQLWAGEAHLPVTVIARSAEIAPTAKSAALGRQLDPAAYVLHRAWIGPMVLLVLDDPDDPTPYWMVSCRHPERVLSALTR from the coding sequence GTGTCGAGTACGCGCGTCGCGCCGCACAGTGTGCGATATCGCGAGCGGCTGTGGGTCCCGTGGTGGTGGTGGCCACCGGCCTTCGCGCTGGCGACGTTGATCGCCGTCGAGGTCAATCTGGGTGTCAAGGCGCTCCCCGACTGGCTGCCGTTCGTGGTGCTGTACATCGTGGCGATCGGCGCGCTGCTGTGGCTGGGCCGCATCGAAATCCGGGTCACCGCCGGCCCAAGCGGCCCCGACGGTGTGGCACAGCTGTGGGCCGGGGAAGCCCACCTGCCGGTCACCGTGATCGCCCGGTCCGCGGAGATAGCGCCGACGGCGAAGTCGGCGGCGCTGGGACGTCAACTCGACCCCGCTGCGTACGTCCTGCATCGCGCATGGATCGGACCGATGGTGTTGCTGGTCCTCGATGACCCAGACGACCCGACGCCGTACTGGATGGTGAGCTGCCGTCACCCCGAGCGGGTGCTGTCGGCACTGACACGCTAG
- the dut gene encoding dUTP diphosphatase, with translation MKVVRLDPELPLPSRAHDGDAGVDLFSAEDVTLGPGQRALVRTGLAVAVPFGMVGLVHPRSGLAARVGLSIVNSPGTIDAGYRGEVKISLINLDPAEPIVVHRGDRIAQLLVQRVELVELVEVASFDEAGLAETSRGDGGHGSSGGHASL, from the coding sequence GTGAAAGTCGTCCGCCTCGACCCCGAGCTGCCGCTGCCCAGTCGTGCCCACGACGGCGACGCGGGGGTTGATCTGTTCAGCGCTGAAGACGTCACGCTGGGCCCGGGGCAACGCGCCCTGGTCCGCACCGGTCTGGCGGTCGCCGTCCCGTTCGGGATGGTCGGCCTGGTGCACCCCCGCTCGGGATTGGCTGCGCGGGTTGGACTTTCGATCGTCAACAGTCCAGGTACGATCGACGCGGGCTATCGCGGCGAGGTCAAGATTTCACTGATCAATCTCGACCCGGCCGAGCCGATCGTGGTGCACCGCGGCGATCGCATCGCCCAGTTGCTGGTGCAGCGGGTCGAGTTAGTCGAGCTGGTCGAGGTCGCGTCGTTCGACGAGGCCGGGCTGGCCGAAACATCCCGTGGCGATGGTGGTCACGGTTCCTCCGGCGGACATGCGAGTCTGTGA